The following are encoded in a window of Octopus sinensis linkage group LG23, ASM634580v1, whole genome shotgun sequence genomic DNA:
- the LOC115223551 gene encoding DNA-directed RNA polymerase III subunit RPC9 yields the protein MELLNESSALLSNYEVYTLLLDIQAGRNGQSKPTKNQTSLATVTYETVKYLEGTSCKHLNAPAVKEFIRHLAPFHLTKAEKLQLLNQRPTTAVEIQLLIEESEERLTETQVYQLLDVVSKYLPDGSLDLSEESDDKIVYGDEGEEEDEQQQEKNEESEERIVKMEQDENNVSVEGQEEVEEAEEEGGSLVMDVTSPVNEDSS from the coding sequence ATGGAACTTCTGAATGAAAGCTCAGCATTGCTCAGTAACTACGAAGTCTACACTTTATTATTGGACATCCAAGCTGGCCGAAATGGTCAGAGCAAGCCCACCAAGAATCAGACTAGTTTGGCTACGGTAACGTATGAAACGGTTAAATATTTAGAAGGTACCAGCTGTAAGCATTTGAATGCACCGGCTGTGAAGGAATTCATTCGGCATTTGGCACCATTCCATTTGACAAAGGCCGAGAAACTGCAGCTGTTGAATCAGCGTCCGACAACGGCCGTGGAGATCCAGTTGTTGATAGAGGAGAGCGAAGAACGGTTGACTGAAACTCAGGTGTATCAGCTTCTTGATGTGGTGTCCAAATACCTTCCAGATGGTTCGTTAGACCTGTCTGAGGAGAGTGATGACAAAATTGTGTACGGAGatgaaggggaagaggaggatgagCAACAACAGGAGAAGAACGAAGAGTCGGAAGAGAGAATTGTGAAAATGGAACAAGATGAGAACAATGTGTCTGTGGAGGGACAAGAGGAGGTTGAAGAAGCTGAAGAGGAAGGTGGGTCCCTCGTTATGGACGTAACCTCGCCTGTAAATGAGGATTCTTCCTGA